From the genome of Flavobacterium luteolum, one region includes:
- a CDS encoding HYR domain-containing protein — protein MRNFTFKKFNLFKQLFILVLFFVSSEIRAQFPYSQSFKNSTAPGVLFGGSPKAFLTGGAGSKDGYNDANGSGYLRLTNKEGNQKGIVYSDMYSFPSAYGMTISFEYYTHSGNGADGIAFILFDATASPVAAGAFGGSLGYAQRNSETGFSKGYLGVGIDEFGNFSAANEGKNGGVGFLESNVTLRGAGSELSGYPHLISVQTTSLASNFTIAGGSRTATDNSKSGFRKMEVVLKPRSGGGFFIDVYLTHGSLRELIINNYEYKTVAPSNLKFAISSSTGGSNNFHEIRNLNITVDKSTLLTPIANPDTFTGCIGLSATSGDITANDNGAVNTLGSINKSTVDLDPIEAGIQTTKTISDKGTFTYNSSTGAVTFVPLNNAIVGPVQINYTFNDNYDKTSSTSTITYNTYTAISNNTITAPTESTFCTAPKNPDLITGLAATGGSTSTGSASALTYQWESSTNNIDFYPISKATDQNYDPPSTSTTTYYRRVVSSATCKDLSNVVAIVFGGASAPTPTATTNITCNSFTANWNTVPNATSYGLEISKKSDFSEHLLNYDGRSLTASNSYNVTDLISGETYYFKVWSHNSCGAGATSSNVITVKVGNGSVAGTISSSQTICSGTSPADLTLSGYTGTIQWQSSINNSAFSDITGATGDVLTSAQMGTLTTNTYYRAVVKSGLCTSANTASVLITISSIPRLTSVSQFATTCTGSTVRMNLKGLLPNTTSTIAYTIDGVAQNPVTGVIADTSGDGFFESAVLTTANNGKTLRVTTVTTTSATPSCTAIVNIDTTLNVNAASVGGAIASAQTICSGTSPANLILSGNVGSVLKWQKSTDSGFSSRNDINVASTTLASSDIGNLTTNTYFRAVVQNGVCSAVFSDVILITVNNTLPAALSITGSTICALPGGNGTISSSSSVSGVSYQLYNSSNVAIQSSKTGTGSALSWSGLNAGTGYYVVSSAGTSSTCTATSSTVSITTTPNPVALVLNGSTICVSPGGNGTISSSTSVSGVNYQLYDSSNTAIQSVKAGNGSALEWTDLSAGNGYYVIATNASNCTSKSNIVNITTNPNPTISIGGTLTACLTTTLTATTDAISPTFVWYQGDVAISGQTSSTLVVNSNGDYKVKVRNSSGCESTSATSTVKVSDTEKPIKPVLADIKGECSATVTVPTTTDNCAGTVTGTTADPLTYNGEGTYTINWSFSDGNGNVEIATQKVIIHDTQKPSITCPSAVSVSADADSCAATGVALGTPTVSDNCTGAVTVTNDAPPSFPIGNTTVTWTAKDAAGNTKTCTQIVTVNDTQKPSITCPTAVSVSADADSCAATGVALGTPTVSDNCTGTVTVTNDAPPSFPIGNTTVTWTAKDAAGNTKTCTQIVTVNDTQKPSITCPTAVSVSADADSCAATGVALGTPTVWDNCTGTVTVTNDAPPSFPIGNTTVTWTAKDAAGNTQTCTQIVTVNDTQKPSITCPTAVSVSADANSCAATGVALGTPTVSDNCTGAVTVTNDAPSSFPIGNTTVTWTAKDAAGNTKTCTQIVTVNDTQKPSITCPSAVSVSADADSCAATGVALGTPTVSDNCTGAVTVTNDAPSSFPIGNTTVTWTAKDAAGNTKTCTQIVTVNDTQKPSITCPTAVSVSADADSCAATGVALGTPTVSDNCTGTVTVTNDAPPSFPIGNTTVTWTAKDAAGNTKTCTQIVTVNDTQKPSITCPTAVSVSADADSCTATGVALGTPTVSDNCTGAVTVTNDAPPSFPIGNTTVTWTAKDAAGNTQTCTQIVKVIGAIVANDDSISSSNGVTGGVVIINVFDNDILNCNKVNIEDVDVTVNGTVPSELIFNTVNGAVSVKPNTPTGIYTFDYSICEIANSGNCNTATVKVEIVNDLIAVKDDFGTKSSGSTSAIVGNVKSNDTLDGAFVTSGNTVVTIDSNGPLSVDANGDVTLAANTPSGTYSITYEICEKNANPLNCKTAVAEVKVVNDLIAVKDDFGTKTSGSTSAAIGNVKSNDTLDGAFVTSGNIVVTIDSNGPLSVDANGDVTLAANTASGTYSITYEICEKGANPVNCKTATAEVKVVNDLIAVKDDFGTKSSGSASATIGNVKTNDTLDGAFVTSGNTVVTIDSNGPLSVDANGDVILAANTASGTYSITYEICEKGANPVNCKTATAEVKVVNDLIAVKDDFGTKSSGSASATIGNVKTNDTLDGAFVTSGNTVVTADSSGPLSVDANGDVTLAANTPSGTYSITYEICEKNANPSNCKTAVAEVKVANTIDAVIDTITPINGNIGGTTVSLIENDTLNGDKVVIGSNSGEVTLNIVGTLPSGLTLNANGTITVAPNTPKGNYNVEYIICEVGAVPANCDSVTITVPVTAGNLVANEDVIPSVLGSNAPQTLGKNVFDNDTKNTQPLNPSDVTLKTTAADPKGYLTVDTDGNIVLGANPPAGDYELTYEICEKLNPDNCSSNTVKVTVGTPVIDAVEDLIASINGNIGVTTIALTANDKLNGSPIVVGTAAGEVKFEIVGTLPAGLTLNSDHTITVAPNTPKGNYKVEYKICENTNTTNCDSVIITVPVTAGNLVANEDLIPSVLGSNAPQTLGKNVFDNDTKNTQPLNPSDVTLKTTATDPKGYLTVDADGNIVLGANPPAGDYELTYEICEKLNPDNCSSNTVKVTVGTPVIDAVEDVIASINGNIGGTTIALTANDKLNVSPIVVGTAAGEVKFEIIGTLPAGLTLNSDYTITVAPNTPKGNYKVEYKICENTNPTNCDSVTITVPVTAGNLVANEDVIPSVLGSNAPQTLGKNVFDNDTKNSQPLDPSDVTLKTTAADPKGYLTVDTDGNIVLGANPPAGDYELTYEICEKLNPDNCSSNTVKVTVGTPVIDAVEDVIASINGNIGGTTIALTANDKLNGSPIVVGTGAGEVKFEIIGTLPTGLTLNSDYTITVLPNTPAADYNVEYKICENTNPTNCDSVTIIVPVTAGNLVANEDLVPSAVGVNIPQTVINVFENDTKDGNKLVPSDVDLKVTQADPKGYLTVDTDGNVVLAPNAPAGEYELTYTICEKLNPNNCDSNVVKVSVTEPKMNVTANSYCSNNVPYVNYAVAPENFTAHNLLTVRWIDSNNNVVATQTNLPLSGNILWPGAEIDSNQNGTDWPGWILNNGIWAEGADGFEATRNGVKIEFSLNPTVTVSVAYPPATPDCNARPTFSIKANNDEAGPVNVKKGANANINIFENDLLNGAKLKASDVILSVPVVHPNITLNADGSVNIATNTPDGVYELMYQICEAANASNCSQAVIKITVDNVVDPAPPTENKITLNNDNDVSADGINGSLEVVNVLDNDLINGQPINPTDVIIKPVTDSPYFEWNADGTVSVKPNTPGGNYPLTYQVCEKANDTNCSTAVLNVFVEVPAISVIKTAVFNDENKSGFANAGETITYKFTVTNTGNVPLVGITINDPLPGVVVSGQAINLGVNESNETNFTAVYKITQEDINRGSVSNQATVKGSSARGVVVEDQSDDSSNSGDSPTVLDLNGCSIKVMNAFSPNGDSKNARFYIRGIECYPDNTVEIYNRWGVLVFSIDQYNNNDRVFEGYSNGRSTIKQTDGLPVGTYFYVLKYKDSAQKSHQESGYLYLNK, from the coding sequence ATGCGTAACTTTACTTTTAAAAAGTTTAATTTATTTAAACAGCTTTTTATTTTAGTATTATTTTTTGTCTCATCTGAAATTAGAGCTCAATTTCCTTATTCACAATCATTTAAAAATTCAACAGCCCCAGGAGTCTTATTTGGAGGTTCACCAAAAGCTTTTTTAACAGGAGGAGCTGGTTCAAAAGATGGCTATAATGATGCAAATGGTTCGGGCTATCTGAGATTAACTAACAAAGAAGGGAATCAAAAAGGAATCGTTTATTCTGATATGTATTCATTTCCATCTGCTTATGGAATGACAATTAGCTTTGAATACTACACTCATAGTGGAAATGGTGCTGATGGTATAGCTTTTATTCTGTTTGATGCAACGGCTTCTCCTGTAGCCGCAGGAGCTTTTGGAGGTTCTTTAGGTTACGCCCAAAGAAACTCTGAAACAGGTTTTTCTAAAGGTTATTTAGGTGTTGGAATTGATGAGTTTGGAAATTTTTCTGCTGCTAATGAGGGGAAAAATGGTGGAGTAGGATTTTTAGAGAGTAATGTTACTTTAAGGGGGGCAGGAAGCGAATTAAGTGGTTACCCACATTTAATTTCTGTACAAACTACTTCTTTAGCAAGTAATTTTACGATTGCAGGTGGTAGCCGAACAGCAACAGATAATTCTAAATCTGGTTTTAGAAAGATGGAAGTTGTTTTAAAACCACGCTCTGGAGGAGGTTTTTTTATTGATGTTTATTTGACTCATGGTAGTTTAAGAGAGTTAATAATTAATAATTATGAATATAAAACTGTAGCACCTTCTAACTTGAAGTTTGCAATTTCTTCTTCAACAGGAGGTTCAAACAATTTTCACGAAATTCGTAATTTGAATATTACAGTTGATAAATCAACATTGCTGACTCCAATAGCTAATCCAGATACATTTACTGGATGTATTGGATTAAGCGCAACTTCTGGCGATATAACGGCAAATGATAATGGAGCTGTAAATACTTTAGGCTCAATTAATAAGTCAACAGTTGATTTGGATCCAATTGAAGCAGGAATTCAAACGACAAAAACTATTTCTGACAAAGGAACGTTTACTTATAACTCTTCTACAGGGGCAGTAACTTTTGTTCCCCTAAATAATGCAATTGTCGGTCCAGTGCAAATAAATTATACTTTTAATGACAATTATGATAAAACATCTAGCACATCTACAATAACGTATAATACTTATACTGCTATTTCCAATAATACAATTACAGCACCAACAGAATCTACTTTCTGTACAGCTCCAAAAAATCCTGATTTGATAACGGGGCTTGCAGCTACAGGAGGATCAACTAGTACAGGCAGTGCTTCTGCATTAACTTATCAATGGGAAAGTAGTACAAATAATATTGATTTTTACCCTATTTCTAAGGCCACAGACCAAAATTATGATCCACCTAGTACAAGCACTACAACTTATTACAGAAGAGTGGTTTCTTCAGCAACTTGTAAAGATCTAAGTAATGTAGTGGCTATTGTTTTTGGCGGGGCAAGTGCGCCAACACCAACAGCAACAACCAATATTACATGTAATAGTTTTACAGCAAATTGGAATACTGTTCCAAATGCTACATCTTATGGCTTAGAAATTTCTAAAAAAAGTGATTTTTCTGAACATTTACTTAATTATGATGGACGTAGTTTAACTGCTTCTAATTCATATAATGTTACAGATTTAATTTCAGGAGAGACTTATTATTTTAAAGTTTGGTCCCACAATTCCTGTGGAGCTGGTGCAACTTCTTCGAATGTAATTACAGTAAAGGTTGGTAATGGCTCAGTGGCAGGAACAATTTCTTCATCTCAAACAATTTGTTCTGGTACATCTCCTGCAGATTTAACTTTATCTGGGTATACAGGAACAATTCAATGGCAATCATCAATAAATAATAGTGCCTTTTCTGATATTACTGGTGCAACGGGTGATGTTTTAACAAGTGCTCAGATGGGGACGCTTACTACAAATACATATTATAGAGCAGTTGTAAAAAGTGGATTATGTACCTCAGCTAATACAGCTTCAGTTTTAATTACAATTAGCTCTATTCCTCGTTTAACATCAGTTTCGCAATTTGCAACAACTTGTACGGGATCTACGGTAAGAATGAACTTAAAAGGATTGTTGCCTAACACGACCTCTACTATTGCATATACGATAGATGGTGTTGCGCAAAATCCTGTAACAGGTGTCATTGCAGACACATCAGGAGATGGATTCTTTGAATCTGCTGTTTTAACGACAGCAAATAATGGTAAAACATTAAGAGTAACAACTGTCACAACAACCAGTGCTACACCAAGTTGTACAGCGATTGTTAATATAGATACTACTTTAAATGTAAATGCTGCTTCAGTTGGGGGGGCAATTGCATCAGCACAAACAATTTGTTCAGGAACCTCGCCAGCTAATTTGATATTAAGCGGAAATGTTGGTTCGGTTTTAAAATGGCAAAAATCTACAGATTCAGGTTTTTCAAGTCGTAATGATATCAATGTTGCTTCAACAACATTGGCAAGTTCTGATATAGGAAATTTAACAACAAATACTTATTTTAGAGCTGTGGTTCAAAATGGGGTTTGTTCTGCTGTTTTTTCAGATGTTATTTTAATAACAGTAAATAATACATTGCCAGCTGCTTTATCTATAACTGGAAGTACAATTTGTGCTTTACCAGGAGGAAATGGGACTATTTCTTCTTCATCTTCTGTAAGCGGAGTTAGCTATCAATTATACAATTCAAGTAATGTTGCTATTCAGTCTTCAAAGACAGGAACTGGTTCGGCTTTAAGCTGGTCAGGACTTAATGCGGGGACAGGATATTATGTTGTTTCATCGGCAGGAACATCTTCAACATGTACAGCGACAAGTAGCACAGTAAGCATAACAACTACTCCTAATCCAGTTGCTCTTGTTTTGAATGGAAGTACAATTTGTGTTTCACCAGGAGGGAACGGAACAATTTCTTCTTCAACTTCGGTAAGCGGGGTTAATTATCAGTTGTATGATTCTAGTAATACAGCGATTCAATCAGTAAAAGCTGGAAATGGATCTGCATTAGAATGGACCGATCTATCTGCTGGAAATGGATATTATGTGATTGCTACCAATGCATCGAACTGTACTTCAAAAAGTAATATAGTTAACATAACAACTAACCCTAACCCAACTATTTCAATTGGAGGTACATTAACAGCCTGTTTGACGACTACATTAACTGCAACAACTGATGCAATTTCACCAACTTTTGTATGGTATCAAGGTGATGTTGCAATTTCTGGTCAAACTTCTTCTACGTTAGTTGTAAATTCTAATGGAGATTATAAAGTAAAAGTTAGGAATTCTTCTGGATGTGAATCAACTTCTGCTACTTCTACAGTAAAAGTTAGTGATACAGAAAAACCTATAAAACCTGTTTTAGCGGATATTAAAGGAGAATGTTCTGCAACAGTAACTGTTCCTACAACGACGGACAACTGTGCAGGAACAGTTACAGGAACAACCGCAGATCCGTTGACATATAATGGTGAGGGTACATATACGATTAATTGGAGTTTTAGCGATGGAAACGGAAACGTAGAAATTGCGACTCAAAAAGTAATTATTCATGACACCCAAAAACCGTCAATCACATGCCCATCGGCAGTTTCAGTTTCGGCAGATGCGGATTCATGCGCTGCTACCGGAGTTGCTTTAGGCACTCCAACGGTATCGGACAACTGCACGGGAGCTGTAACGGTGACGAATGATGCTCCGCCAAGTTTCCCAATCGGAAACACGACAGTAACTTGGACGGCAAAAGATGCGGCAGGAAATACGAAGACCTGCACTCAGATAGTGACGGTTAATGACACCCAAAAACCTTCAATCACATGCCCAACGGCAGTTTCAGTTTCGGCAGATGCGGATTCATGTGCTGCTACCGGAGTTGCTTTAGGCACTCCAACGGTATCGGACAACTGCACGGGAACTGTAACGGTGACGAATGATGCTCCGCCAAGTTTCCCAATCGGAAACACGACAGTAACTTGGACGGCAAAAGATGCGGCAGGAAATACGAAGACCTGCACTCAGATAGTGACGGTTAATGACACCCAAAAACCTTCAATCACATGCCCAACGGCAGTTTCAGTTTCGGCAGATGCGGATTCATGCGCTGCTACCGGAGTTGCTTTAGGCACTCCAACGGTATGGGACAACTGCACGGGAACTGTAACGGTGACGAATGATGCTCCGCCAAGTTTCCCAATCGGAAACACGACAGTAACTTGGACGGCAAAAGATGCGGCAGGAAATACGCAGACCTGCACTCAGATAGTGACGGTTAATGACACCCAAAAACCGTCAATCACATGTCCAACGGCAGTTTCAGTTTCTGCAGACGCGAATTCATGCGCTGCTACCGGAGTTGCTTTAGGCACTCCAACGGTATCGGACAACTGCACGGGAGCTGTAACGGTGACGAATGATGCGCCATCAAGTTTCCCAATCGGAAACACGACAGTAACTTGGACGGCAAAAGATGCGGCAGGAAATACGAAGACCTGCACTCAGATAGTGACGGTTAATGACACCCAAAAACCGTCAATCACATGCCCATCGGCAGTTTCAGTTTCGGCAGATGCGGATTCATGCGCTGCTACCGGAGTTGCTTTAGGCACTCCAACGGTATCGGACAACTGCACGGGAGCTGTAACGGTGACGAATGATGCGCCATCAAGTTTCCCAATCGGAAACACGACAGTAACTTGGACGGCAAAAGATGCGGCAGGAAATACGAAGACCTGCACTCAGATAGTGACGGTTAATGACACCCAAAAACCTTCAATCACATGCCCAACGGCAGTTTCAGTTTCGGCAGATGCGGATTCATGCGCTGCTACCGGAGTTGCTTTAGGCACTCCAACGGTATCGGACAACTGCACGGGAACTGTAACGGTGACGAATGATGCTCCGCCAAGTTTCCCAATCGGAAACACGACAGTAACTTGGACGGCAAAAGATGCGGCAGGAAATACGAAGACCTGCACTCAGATAGTGACGGTTAATGACACCCAAAAACCTTCAATCACATGCCCAACGGCAGTTTCAGTTTCGGCAGATGCGGATTCATGTACTGCTACCGGAGTTGCTTTAGGCACTCCAACGGTATCGGACAACTGCACGGGAGCTGTAACGGTGACGAATGATGCTCCGCCAAGTTTCCCAATCGGAAACACGACAGTAACTTGGACGGCAAAAGATGCAGCAGGAAATACGCAGACCTGCACACAAATTGTTAAAGTAATTGGTGCCATTGTTGCAAATGATGATAGTATTTCTTCGTCAAATGGAGTAACTGGAGGAGTCGTTATTATTAATGTTTTTGATAATGATATTTTAAATTGTAATAAAGTAAATATAGAAGATGTTGATGTTACGGTAAATGGTACTGTACCGTCAGAGTTAATTTTCAATACTGTAAATGGTGCTGTTTCAGTAAAACCGAATACACCAACAGGTATTTATACTTTTGATTATTCGATTTGTGAAATTGCTAATAGTGGAAATTGCAATACAGCTACAGTTAAAGTTGAAATTGTAAATGATTTAATCGCCGTTAAAGATGATTTCGGAACAAAATCTTCAGGATCAACGTCAGCAATTGTCGGAAATGTAAAATCAAACGATACTTTAGACGGAGCATTTGTTACGTCTGGAAATACAGTGGTTACAATTGACAGCAATGGACCATTAAGCGTTGACGCAAACGGAGACGTAACTCTAGCGGCAAACACGCCAAGCGGAACTTACAGCATTACATACGAAATCTGTGAGAAAAATGCGAATCCATTAAACTGCAAGACAGCAGTTGCAGAGGTTAAAGTTGTAAATGATTTAATTGCGGTTAAAGATGATTTCGGAACAAAAACTTCAGGATCAACGTCAGCAGCTATCGGAAATGTGAAATCAAACGATACTCTTGACGGAGCATTTGTTACATCTGGAAATATAGTTGTTACAATTGACAGCAATGGGCCACTGAGCGTTGATGCAAACGGAGACGTAACTCTAGCTGCAAACACTGCAAGCGGAACTTATAGCATTACGTATGAAATCTGTGAGAAAGGCGCAAATCCTGTAAACTGCAAAACAGCAACAGCAGAGGTTAAAGTTGTAAATGATTTAATTGCGGTTAAAGATGATTTCGGAACAAAATCTTCAGGATCAGCATCGGCAACTATCGGAAATGTAAAAACAAACGATACTTTAGACGGAGCATTTGTTACGTCTGGCAATACAGTGGTTACAATTGACAGCAATGGGCCACTGAGCGTTGATGCAAACGGAGACGTAATTCTAGCTGCAAACACTGCAAGCGGAACTTATAGCATTACGTATGAAATCTGTGAGAAAGGCGCAAATCCTGTAAACTGCAAAACAGCAACAGCAGAGGTTAAAGTTGTAAATGATTTAATTGCGGTTAAAGATGATTTCGGAACAAAATCTTCAGGATCAGCATCGGCAACTATCGGAAATGTAAAAACAAACGACACTTTAGACGGAGCATTTGTTACGTCTGGAAATACAGTGGTTACAGCAGATTCATCTGGACCATTAAGCGTTGACGCAAACGGAGACGTAACTCTAGCGGCAAACACGCCAAGCGGAACTTACAGCATTACATACGAAATCTGTGAGAAAAATGCGAATCCATCAAACTGCAAGACAGCAGTTGCAGAAGTTAAAGTTGCAAATACAATAGACGCAGTAATAGATACTATTACTCCAATTAATGGAAACATTGGCGGAACAACAGTATCTCTAATAGAAAACGATACACTAAACGGTGATAAGGTAGTAATTGGAAGTAATTCAGGGGAAGTGACCCTAAATATTGTTGGCACTTTACCATCTGGATTAACATTAAATGCAAATGGAACTATTACGGTAGCTCCAAATACTCCTAAAGGAAACTATAATGTAGAATATATAATATGTGAAGTAGGTGCAGTTCCTGCAAACTGCGACTCAGTTACTATTACTGTACCGGTTACAGCAGGAAACCTTGTGGCAAACGAAGATGTTATCCCTTCGGTTTTAGGATCGAATGCTCCTCAGACATTGGGCAAAAACGTTTTTGACAATGACACAAAAAACACGCAGCCGTTAAATCCTTCAGATGTTACGCTAAAAACTACAGCGGCAGATCCAAAAGGATATCTGACTGTGGATACTGATGGTAATATTGTTTTAGGCGCAAATCCTCCAGCGGGAGATTACGAGCTGACTTATGAAATCTGCGAGAAATTAAATCCAGACAACTGCAGTTCAAATACCGTGAAAGTGACAGTTGGAACTCCAGTAATTGATGCAGTTGAAGATTTGATAGCTTCAATAAACGGAAATATCGGCGTAACAACAATTGCACTGACAGCAAATGATAAATTAAACGGAAGCCCAATCGTGGTTGGAACAGCAGCGGGAGAAGTTAAGTTTGAAATCGTGGGAACGCTTCCAGCAGGACTTACGTTAAATTCAGATCATACGATTACAGTTGCGCCAAATACTCCAAAAGGAAATTATAAGGTAGAATATAAAATCTGTGAAAACACGAATACTACAAACTGCGATTCGGTAATTATTACCGTACCTGTTACAGCAGGAAACCTTGTGGCAAACGAAGATCTTATCCCTTCAGTTTTAGGATCGAATGCTCCTCAAACATTAGGCAAAAACGTTTTTGACAATGACACAAAAAACACGCAACCGTTAAATCCTTCAGATGTTACGCTTAAAACTACAGCGACAGATCCAAAAGGATATCTGACTGTGGATGCAGATGGGAATATTGTTTTAGGCGCAAATCCTCCAGCGGGAGATTACGAGCTGACTTATGAAATCTGCGAGAAATTAAATCCGGACAACTGCAGTTCAAATACTGTGAAGGTAACAGTAGGAACTCCAGTAATCGATGCAGTTGAAGATGTGATAGCTTCAATAAACGGAAATATCGGAGGGACAACAATTGCACTTACAGCAAATGATAAATTAAACGTAAGCCCAATCGTGGTTGGAACAGCAGCAGGAGAAGTTAAGTTTGAAATTATCGGAACGCTCCCAGCGGGACTTACATTAAATTCAGACTATACGATTACAGTTGCGCCAAATACTCCAAAAGGAAATTATAAGGTAGAATATAAAATCTGTGAAAACACGAATCCTACAAACTGCGATTCGGTAACTATAACCGTACCTGTTACAGCAGGAAATCTTGTGGCAAACGAAGATGTAATTCCGTCAGTTTTAGGATCGAATGCTCCTCAGACATTAGGCAAAAACGTTTTTGATAATGACACTAAAAACTCGCAGCCGTTAGATCCTTCAGATGTTACCCTTAAAACTACAGCGGCAGATCCAAAAGGATATCTGACTGTGGATACGGATGGAAACATTGTTTTAGGCGCAAATCCTCCAGCGGGAGATTACGAGCTGACTTATGAAATCTGCGAGAAATTAAACCCGGACAACTGCAGTTCAAATACTGTGAAAGTAACAGTAGGAACTCCAGTAATAGATGCAGTTGAAGATGTGATAGCTTCAATAAATGGAAATATCGGCGGAACAACAATTGCACTGACGGCAAATGATAAATTAAACGGAAGCCCAATCGTAGTTGGAACAGGAGCTGGAGAAGTTAAGTTCGAAATTATCGGAACGCTTCCAACGGGGCTTACATTAAATTCAGACTATACGATTACAGTTTTACCAAATACGCCAGCAGCAGATTATAATGTAGAATATAAAATCTGTGAGAATACGAATCCAACAAACTGCGACTCGGTAACTATAATCGTACCGGTAACAGCAGGAAATCTTGTGGCAAACGAAGATCTTGTGCCATCTGCAGTTGGAGTAAATATTCCACAAACAGTAATCAATGTTTTTGAGAATGATACTAAAGATGGAAATAAATTAGTGCCATCAGATGTTGATTTGAAAGTAACTCAAGCAGATCCAAAAGGATATTTAACTGTAGATACAGACGGAAATGTTGTACTAGCACCTAATGCACCTGCGGGAGAATATGAATTGACATACACAATCTGCGAAAAGTTAAATCCAAATAACTGTGACTCAAATGTTGTAAAAGTTAGCGTAACTGAACCAAAAATGAATGTAACAGCAAATAGTTATTGTTCAAACAATGTTCCTTATGTTAATTATGCAGTTGCACCAGAAAATTTCACAGCACATAATTTATTAACTGTTAGATGGATTGATAGCAACAATAATGTTGTGGCAACTCAGACCAATCTGCCATTAAGTGGAAATATTTTATGGCCAGGAGCAGAGATTGACAGTAACCAAAATGGAACAGATTGGCCAGGATGGATTTTAAATAACGGAATATGGGCAGAGGGAGCAGACGGATTTGAAGCTACTAGAAATGGAGTAAAAATCGAATTTTCATTAAATCCAACCGTTACAGTTTCGGTTGCTTATCCGCCAGCTACGCCAGATTGTAATGCACGTCCAACATTTAGCATAAAAGCAAATAATGATGAGGCAGGACCAGTAAATGTAAAGAAAGGAGCAAATGCTAACATTAATATTTTTGAAAATGATTTATTAAACGGAGCAAAATTGAAGGCTTCAGATGTTATTTTATCAGTTCCGGTTGTACATCCAAATATTACGTTGAATGCAGACGGTTCAGTAAACATTGCGACAAATACGCCAGATGGAGTTTACGAATTGATGTATCAGATTTGTGAAGCTGCAAATGCATCAAATTGCAGTCAGGCAGTAATTAAGATTACAGTTGACAATGTTGTAGACCCAGCTCCGCCAACAGAAAATAAAATTACTTTAAACAATGATAATGATGTTAGTGCTGACGGAATTAATGGCTCATTAGAAGTTGTAAATGTTTTAGATAATGATTTGATAAACGGACAGCCAATAAATCCTACGGATGTTATAATTAAGCCTGTAACAGATAGTCCATATTTTGAGTGGAATGCTGACGGAACGGTAAGTGTTAAGCCAAACACACCAGGAGGAAATTATCCGTTGACTTATCAGGTTTGCGAAAAAGCTAATGATACAAATTGTTCTACAGCAGTGTTAAATGTTTTTGTTGAAGTTCCAGCTATTTCGGTTATCAAAACAGCAGTTTTCAATGACGAAAATAAGAGCGGTTTTGCAAATGCAGGAGAAACAATTACGTACAAGTTTACTGTAACCAATACTGGAAATGTACCTCTTGTTGGAATCACAATAAACGATCCATTGCCAGGAGTAGTAGTTTCAGGACAAGCAATTAATTTAGGAGTTAACGAATCTAACGAAACGAATTTTACAGCAGTTTACAAAATCACTCAAGAAGATATTAATCGAGGCAGTGTGAGCAATCAGGCAACTGTAAAAGGAAGCAGTGCAAGAGGAGTTGTTGTCGAAGATCAGTCAGATGATTCAAGCAATAGCGGAGATAGTCCAACAGTTTTAGACTTAAACGGATGTTCGATTAAAGTAATGAATGCTTTCTCTCCAAATGGAGACAGCAAGAATGCAAGATTCTACATTAGAGGAATTGAATGTTATCCAGACAATACAGTTGAAATTTATAACCGTTGGGGAGTTCTGGTTTTCAGTATAGATCAGTACAACAATAACGATCGAGTTTTTGAAGGATATTCTAACGGACGTTCTACAATCAAACAAACAGATGGTCTTCCGGTTGGAACGTATTTCTATGTCTTAAAATACAAAGACAGTGCTCAGAAGTCTCACCAAGAATCTGGTTACTTATACCTTAATAAATAA